The window ACGAAGTGCAGCGTGCACCGGATATCCTGTCCTATCTGCAGTCGCATGTAGATGAACGTGGCAGGATGGGGCTTTTTCTGCTCACCGGGTCGCAACATTTTGGGCTGATATCCGACATCACCCAATCCCTGGCGGGCAGGACCGCCTTTGTGGAACTTATTCCCTTCTCCATCAGCGAACTGGACGAAGCCGGGATCAGGCCGCCAAGTCTGGAAGACATGCTCTTTTTTGGCGGTTATCCACCTTTGTATGACCGAGGGCTGTCGCCAGGTGAGTGGATGCCGGCCTATGTCACCGCCTATCTGGAGCGTGATGTCCGGCAATTGCTCAAGGTCCAGGATCTGGACTCCTTTCAGCGCTTTCTCAGGCTTTGCGCCGGTCGCAGTGGTCAGCTTCTCAATCTGTCCTCCCTGGCCGCGGACTGCGGCATCACCCATAACACCGCCAGGTCCTGGATTTCCGTTTTGGAAGCCAGCTTCATCGTCTTCAGACTGCGCCCGCATCATGTCAATTTTCGCAAACGCCTGGTCAAATCTCCAAAACTCTATTTCCATGATTCGGGTCTGCTGTGCTGGCTTCTTGGCATTCAGAACGCGGAGCAGATCAAAACGCATCCGTTACGCGGGGCAATCTTCGAGACACTCATTGTCTCTGAAATCAAGAAAACCTGTCTCAACAGAGCGCTGAACATTGACTTGTATTTCTGGAGAGACAGCAACGGCAGGGAAATTGACTTGGTTGCCGATTCAGGCGGGAGACTGATGCCCCTGGAAATCAAGTCCGGGCAAACCGTTAATCGTGATTTTTTCCAGAATCTTGA of the Desulfonatronum thioautotrophicum genome contains:
- a CDS encoding ATP-binding protein, coding for MIARDAERLIRRHLKGFPVVTITGPRQSGKTTLARAIFPDKPYFSLEDPDIRQLAMDDPRGFLARMPEGAVLDEVQRAPDILSYLQSHVDERGRMGLFLLTGSQHFGLISDITQSLAGRTAFVELIPFSISELDEAGIRPPSLEDMLFFGGYPPLYDRGLSPGEWMPAYVTAYLERDVRQLLKVQDLDSFQRFLRLCAGRSGQLLNLSSLAADCGITHNTARSWISVLEASFIVFRLRPHHVNFRKRLVKSPKLYFHDSGLLCWLLGIQNAEQIKTHPLRGAIFETLIVSEIKKTCLNRALNIDLYFWRDSNGREIDLVADSGGRLMPLEIKSGQTVNRDFFQNL